A region from the Micrococcus cohnii genome encodes:
- a CDS encoding TniQ family protein, whose amino-acid sequence MITPLPVRVTPGPNEAMDSYIERVAAANALAITPFTRHLKRLSGSTLRFLNAAPSPELVATLARLTDTPESALHELTLSRYEVVPKIHNHHRYAARAASAKGWFSLIRTQACPACVGEGQPWASYWRLPWVTACLKHGCLLITRCPGCRVKLRSTRLQGLRAGGFTPLCGNPRATGRVPQCEDDLGTTALTLAGQPVLVQQQVVLAALRGSTVFCHGEPVTGTEYLRRARSIAVLLFHTVAISTATGLPAWAQQVRAEAQARTKERGPRWGVSAPDCPQSRAAVFLIAHQILTGSVGAGRGSLDAWLDLVPPSNEGTRAWAEDHTTTPDAISYLIG is encoded by the coding sequence ATGATCACTCCGCTGCCGGTCCGTGTCACCCCCGGGCCAAACGAAGCCATGGACTCCTACATTGAGCGTGTGGCCGCGGCCAATGCCTTGGCCATCACCCCCTTCACCCGCCACCTCAAACGTCTCTCGGGATCCACCCTTCGGTTCCTTAACGCCGCCCCCTCACCCGAGCTCGTGGCCACCCTGGCGCGCCTGACGGACACCCCTGAATCGGCTCTCCATGAATTGACCCTCTCCCGATACGAGGTGGTGCCCAAGATCCACAACCACCACCGCTACGCCGCACGAGCGGCCAGCGCGAAGGGATGGTTCTCCCTGATCCGCACCCAGGCATGCCCTGCCTGCGTGGGAGAAGGTCAGCCCTGGGCGAGCTACTGGCGCCTGCCATGGGTGACGGCCTGCCTGAAACACGGCTGCCTGCTGATCACCCGTTGCCCGGGGTGCAGGGTCAAGCTGCGCTCGACCCGACTGCAAGGGTTACGGGCCGGCGGGTTCACCCCTCTTTGCGGCAACCCACGCGCAACTGGACGGGTGCCCCAATGCGAAGACGATCTGGGAACAACGGCCCTGACGCTGGCCGGTCAACCGGTCCTGGTTCAGCAACAAGTAGTGCTCGCGGCTCTCCGCGGGAGCACCGTGTTCTGTCATGGCGAACCCGTCACCGGCACCGAGTACCTGCGTAGGGCCCGGTCCATCGCTGTGCTCCTGTTCCACACGGTGGCCATCAGCACCGCTACCGGACTCCCCGCATGGGCCCAGCAGGTGCGGGCCGAGGCGCAGGCGCGCACCAAAGAGCGCGGTCCGCGGTGGGGTGTGAGCGCCCCAGACTGCCCCCAGTCACGCGCAGCGGTCTTCCTCATCGCCCACCAGATCCTCACCGGCTCAGTGGGTGCGGGCAGAGGATCCCTGGACGCCTGGTTAGACCTCGTCCCGCCCAGCAATGAAGGCACGCGCGCCTGGGCCGAAGACCACACGACCACCCCCGACGCCATCAGCTACCTCATCGGCTGA
- a CDS encoding TniQ family protein — protein MSRPVHMPPLPGESLTGYLQRYRQSGMAPIRLDVTGVFDNASAPASVVVPVHTATGLAPEQIKAMTMDRWVPSIRGYRVQRRHGWKLHPHQWWICPQCTVKTGYQSLRWRLALQPVCLRCHTYLVDPENPQIPRPVPEATLKIVQSYDRILDDALSGSLSARQRLSGLRKTCKGMAQAMAHDQQPASAGAQPSTLTWWGAYPCGDPVTVGHLMTLTRAMVTRGPARGRTGPRRDRPLQSERAVSGATVTAMSRARLRATVTKLADWSQSTGLSPRHVPTITQPGLHAPGRRPSMVAQTGTTLALHMLLDEATGTPVSSARTRAAHGLSGEPLEHRLLHAVITRGGLDEDQQRLLLQTAEDLITDGLIDFRLRRTVFRSQPHLPRLPTPAHWIPAGEEFSAETMTRAWIWMHVARGHPQHGPVPSVRLDEIDDFDHLLDPETRMHLHESAAAQIDGPGLADILTTTTTHNRRARQQDLREHAG, from the coding sequence ATGAGCCGTCCTGTCCACATGCCCCCGCTGCCGGGGGAGTCCCTCACCGGATATCTGCAGCGCTACCGTCAGTCGGGAATGGCACCCATCAGGCTTGATGTGACAGGAGTGTTTGACAACGCCTCGGCCCCGGCATCAGTAGTGGTCCCCGTCCACACGGCCACCGGGCTGGCCCCAGAGCAGATCAAAGCCATGACGATGGACCGGTGGGTCCCCTCGATCCGCGGCTACCGGGTCCAACGGCGCCACGGATGGAAGCTGCACCCCCACCAGTGGTGGATCTGCCCGCAGTGCACCGTGAAGACCGGCTACCAGAGCCTTCGATGGCGCCTGGCCCTGCAACCAGTCTGCCTGCGCTGCCACACCTACCTCGTCGACCCGGAGAACCCGCAGATCCCACGCCCCGTCCCGGAGGCCACCTTGAAGATCGTGCAGTCCTACGACCGGATCCTGGACGATGCATTGTCCGGGAGCCTCTCGGCCCGTCAGCGCCTGTCGGGGCTCCGCAAGACTTGCAAGGGCATGGCCCAAGCCATGGCCCACGATCAGCAGCCCGCCTCTGCCGGCGCCCAGCCATCGACGCTGACCTGGTGGGGTGCTTACCCCTGCGGTGATCCTGTGACGGTAGGGCACCTGATGACGCTCACTCGTGCGATGGTCACCCGGGGGCCTGCCAGGGGCCGGACCGGCCCTCGGCGCGACCGGCCACTCCAATCCGAGCGGGCCGTCTCGGGGGCCACTGTGACTGCCATGTCTCGTGCCCGCCTGCGAGCGACCGTCACCAAGCTGGCCGACTGGTCCCAGTCCACCGGCCTATCCCCGCGCCACGTACCCACCATCACCCAGCCAGGCCTGCATGCCCCCGGCCGCCGCCCCTCCATGGTTGCCCAGACGGGAACGACCCTGGCCCTACACATGCTCCTGGACGAGGCCACCGGCACACCTGTCTCCTCGGCCAGGACCCGCGCAGCCCACGGACTCTCCGGTGAACCCCTCGAGCATCGCCTGCTGCACGCCGTGATCACCCGAGGCGGCCTCGACGAAGACCAGCAGCGGCTTCTCCTGCAGACCGCCGAGGATCTCATCACCGACGGGCTCATCGACTTCCGACTCCGCCGCACCGTCTTCCGGTCTCAACCGCACCTGCCGAGACTGCCCACGCCCGCCCACTGGATCCCAGCAGGAGAGGAGTTCTCTGCCGAAACGATGACCCGTGCCTGGATCTGGATGCACGTGGCTCGCGGGCACCCCCAGCACGGACCAGTCCCCAGCGTTCGCCTCGACGAGATCGATGACTTCGACCACCTCCTGGACCCGGAGACCCGCATGCACCTCCACGAATCCGCTGCAGCCCAGATCGACGGACCCGGCCTGGCCGACATCCTCACCACCACGACCACCCACAACCGCCGGGCGCGCCAGCAAGACCTCAGGGAACACGCCGGATGA
- a CDS encoding TniB family NTP-binding protein yields the protein MNSHDWHHQAVTSQPSGLKPITVRKFERLNQQEQNEHWTALNRWMAAQPIDCPRVRQTSTRMQAEVLRNEYAPRGAKTIIGLSAANGVGKSTLIKRLAHQLYRETVPTTDPGILPTRTVGTGATVDWIPQVYITLRAASRIQEVNTALLSFLGYPTIGQTRATTTRVVEAIRTHGVQLLILDDAHMLKTSQADARDVLDYLKFLNTELGELGGTMILVGANLEDSDVYADAQIATRLAPLQLQPHAIFPVSERARFQAMLRGVEEKFMCHLDTATTGTLTNELAGEIWQRTQGYLGDIHRLITTVILETFDAGEDVITRERLRAVPLSARATAAEASLREAATQRSRRTENRRKKKAGSTPPAQTPSQDAAGSSSDGPTAAVPETKE from the coding sequence ATGAATTCGCATGACTGGCACCACCAGGCGGTGACATCGCAGCCGAGTGGGCTCAAACCGATCACCGTCCGCAAGTTCGAGCGTTTGAACCAGCAGGAGCAGAACGAGCACTGGACTGCTCTGAACCGGTGGATGGCCGCCCAGCCGATTGACTGCCCCCGTGTCCGACAGACCAGCACACGGATGCAGGCCGAAGTGCTGCGCAACGAATACGCCCCACGTGGTGCCAAGACGATCATCGGGCTCTCGGCGGCGAACGGGGTGGGCAAGTCAACTCTGATCAAACGTCTGGCCCACCAGCTCTACCGCGAGACAGTGCCCACCACTGATCCGGGGATCCTGCCCACCCGCACCGTGGGCACCGGCGCCACCGTGGACTGGATCCCCCAGGTCTACATCACCCTGCGCGCAGCGTCGCGAATCCAGGAGGTCAACACCGCCCTGCTGTCTTTCCTCGGGTACCCCACGATCGGACAGACCCGAGCCACCACCACTCGGGTGGTCGAAGCCATCCGGACCCATGGGGTGCAACTGCTCATCCTGGACGACGCGCACATGCTCAAGACCAGTCAGGCCGATGCCCGCGACGTGCTGGACTACTTGAAGTTCCTGAATACCGAGCTCGGAGAGCTCGGGGGTACGATGATCCTGGTCGGGGCGAATCTCGAGGACAGTGACGTGTACGCCGATGCGCAGATCGCCACCCGCCTGGCACCGCTGCAGCTGCAGCCGCATGCCATCTTCCCGGTCAGTGAACGAGCCCGGTTCCAGGCAATGCTGCGTGGGGTGGAAGAGAAGTTCATGTGCCACCTCGACACGGCGACCACCGGCACCCTGACCAACGAGCTGGCCGGCGAGATCTGGCAACGCACCCAGGGCTACCTCGGTGACATCCACCGGTTGATCACCACCGTGATCCTGGAAACTTTCGACGCCGGCGAGGACGTGATTACCCGGGAACGACTGCGCGCCGTTCCGCTGTCGGCACGAGCAACCGCCGCCGAAGCGTCCTTGCGGGAGGCAGCGACCCAGCGCTCCCGCCGCACGGAGAACAGACGCAAGAAGAAGGCCGGCTCCACGCCACCGGCACAGACTCCGTCGCAGGACGCCGCCGGCTCCTCCTCCGACGGCCCCACCGCGGCGGTTCCGGAGACGAAGGAATGA
- a CDS encoding DDE-type integrase/transposase/recombinase — MSTRIQAGDSILTEHGPVEVIAPQSAGLLVRAAGGQETLISHAEVIPRRFEGGKITGVMASLHPLWDQLDENVRQDALFKLECVNEVNTGYRRGVASLALEGEPFYPFGPGWGVSPRAKYQAMARLVSLEKRADRVLMRRVYDGEVQRPEIGLRTLQSWGESFAEHGLRGLIDGRALRKVQDFGVIDVRYRQAADEVFGQFDGEISAVNQQEIQRRIYALLRQRGQSDVQVPDRLESDFLRHYYRRLGKGTRAHRSRSLRKIATTSSAALHHPGYCASDVTRADNLVTDEYTGKPISVEICTIISVPTRVVVALRVFPRSVTSFELGLVLYDAMRPFSMVAADGAIDDWRWCGVPTGLEMSAPQCPRHVKEDEGPLGVHYIPAVTPVEMHTDHGSTYISDQFRTLLQQFGITLSLTRGGRPTDNPHIERFHETLQRAYQQLPGYKGRNVSERGSIVGVQADEPLLTARQLEAYLRAFVAVDYHRRPHTGLIWPGTEEQALTPLEMFDAMLASTGRLHYPQHPDLIYQFLPIRWLTIRHAGVEYKNMAYDAEVLDEFRDCRAGAFRDKDAAAPFHYDPRDTTRLWFRHPETDRIHEIPWRGRHLLHAPMVEIVRDQALAQIRRRAGRRHSAKVSMLELIDEIGQLATAPRDETWAHKLSAARMRWDQGQRDHDEVAHARALQQAHVPKPRTSRAGRDHLLSLPGGRTEDTPPAGFGLADLSEPWPDYPEEHDEFA; from the coding sequence ATGAGTACCCGGATCCAGGCCGGGGACAGCATCCTCACCGAGCATGGACCCGTCGAGGTGATCGCCCCCCAGTCGGCAGGGCTGCTGGTCCGTGCCGCCGGCGGGCAGGAGACGCTGATCTCCCATGCTGAGGTGATCCCTCGCCGGTTCGAGGGCGGAAAGATCACCGGGGTGATGGCCTCTCTACATCCGCTGTGGGATCAGCTCGATGAGAACGTCCGCCAGGATGCGCTGTTCAAGCTCGAGTGCGTGAACGAGGTCAACACCGGATACCGCCGTGGGGTCGCATCCCTGGCCCTGGAAGGCGAGCCCTTCTATCCCTTCGGACCCGGGTGGGGAGTGAGTCCGCGCGCCAAGTATCAGGCGATGGCCCGGCTGGTGAGCCTGGAGAAGCGCGCCGACCGGGTGCTGATGCGCCGCGTCTACGACGGAGAGGTTCAGCGCCCTGAGATCGGGCTGCGCACGCTTCAGTCCTGGGGTGAGAGCTTCGCCGAACACGGCCTGCGCGGACTGATCGACGGCAGGGCGCTGCGCAAGGTTCAAGACTTCGGCGTCATCGATGTTCGGTACCGCCAGGCGGCCGATGAAGTCTTCGGCCAGTTCGACGGTGAGATCTCCGCAGTCAACCAGCAGGAGATCCAACGCCGCATCTATGCCCTTCTCCGGCAGCGGGGCCAGAGTGACGTGCAGGTGCCTGACCGGCTTGAGTCAGATTTCCTGCGTCACTACTACCGGCGTCTGGGCAAGGGCACCCGAGCACATCGTTCCCGCAGCCTGCGCAAGATCGCCACCACCTCCAGTGCCGCCCTGCACCATCCGGGGTACTGCGCCTCCGACGTCACCCGGGCGGACAACCTGGTTACGGACGAGTACACCGGAAAGCCCATCAGCGTGGAGATCTGCACGATCATCAGCGTGCCCACCCGCGTGGTCGTGGCCCTGCGCGTGTTCCCCCGTTCGGTGACGTCCTTCGAGCTGGGTCTGGTGCTCTACGACGCGATGCGCCCGTTTTCCATGGTCGCCGCAGACGGGGCCATCGACGACTGGCGCTGGTGCGGAGTCCCCACCGGGTTAGAGATGAGCGCCCCGCAGTGCCCGCGGCACGTCAAAGAGGACGAGGGGCCCTTGGGAGTGCACTACATCCCCGCGGTGACCCCAGTGGAGATGCACACCGATCACGGCAGCACCTACATCAGCGACCAGTTCCGGACCCTGCTTCAGCAGTTCGGCATCACCCTGTCACTGACCCGGGGCGGTCGGCCTACCGACAACCCTCACATCGAGCGCTTCCATGAGACCCTCCAACGGGCCTACCAACAGCTGCCCGGCTACAAGGGCCGCAACGTCTCCGAGCGAGGCTCGATCGTGGGCGTTCAGGCCGATGAACCGTTGCTGACTGCTCGGCAACTGGAGGCCTATCTGCGGGCTTTCGTGGCGGTGGACTATCACCGTCGCCCGCACACCGGGCTGATCTGGCCCGGGACCGAGGAGCAGGCCCTGACCCCGTTGGAGATGTTCGATGCGATGCTGGCGTCCACCGGGCGCCTGCACTACCCACAGCACCCGGACCTGATCTATCAGTTCCTGCCGATCCGGTGGCTGACGATCCGTCATGCCGGTGTCGAGTACAAGAACATGGCCTACGACGCCGAGGTCCTGGACGAGTTCCGTGACTGCCGGGCCGGTGCGTTCCGGGATAAGGATGCTGCCGCCCCGTTCCACTACGACCCTCGCGACACCACCCGGTTGTGGTTCCGTCATCCCGAGACGGACCGGATCCACGAGATCCCCTGGCGGGGCCGCCACCTCTTGCACGCCCCTATGGTCGAGATCGTCCGTGATCAGGCCCTGGCCCAGATCCGCCGCCGGGCCGGGCGCCGACACTCGGCGAAGGTTTCGATGCTCGAGCTGATCGACGAGATCGGACAGCTGGCCACTGCCCCCCGGGATGAGACTTGGGCGCACAAGCTCTCGGCCGCCCGCATGCGCTGGGATCAAGGCCAACGCGACCACGACGAGGTTGCCCACGCTCGAGCACTACAACAGGCCCACGTCCCCAAACCGCGGACTTCTCGCGCCGGCCGGGACCATCTGCTCTCCCTGCCTGGTGGACGGACCGAGGACACCCCGCCAGCGGGGTTCGGTCTGGCTGATCTGTCCGAGCCGTGGCCCGACTATCCGGAAGAGCACGATGAATTCGCATGA
- a CDS encoding TnsA-like heteromeric transposase endonuclease subunit has protein sequence MGDPGGGPDAPWHQWEFSRAGETILCNAPEYLPDPSTLSPVRRVKSSPKSRHVPVDAFSSTMGAPLRMESGLEHGLLLHLDRDPTVTWLLAQPACLHFAAPDGKRRRHVPDLLSIDREGTVCLWDARPSRRQDEGFLVAAAITEACAGLLGWEYRIHSGHGPAYEANLRWLAGFRAAMPWYPVAGQRLERLLAGHGRSVSEVFAADDGTGELISGLWHHVWSGQVAADLDASLASSTRVRWAG, from the coding sequence ATGGGCGACCCCGGCGGGGGACCAGACGCGCCCTGGCATCAGTGGGAGTTCTCCCGCGCCGGCGAGACGATCCTCTGCAATGCCCCCGAATATCTCCCCGATCCGTCCACTCTGTCTCCGGTACGTCGGGTCAAGTCTTCCCCGAAGAGCCGGCACGTCCCGGTCGACGCCTTCAGCTCCACGATGGGGGCGCCTCTCCGTATGGAGTCAGGGCTTGAGCACGGTCTGCTCCTGCACTTGGACCGGGATCCGACTGTCACGTGGTTGCTGGCCCAGCCTGCGTGTCTGCACTTCGCTGCCCCAGATGGCAAACGACGTCGACATGTCCCGGACCTGCTCTCGATAGACCGGGAAGGAACGGTGTGCCTCTGGGACGCTCGCCCCTCCCGTCGCCAGGATGAGGGCTTCCTCGTCGCAGCAGCCATCACCGAAGCGTGCGCCGGACTACTGGGGTGGGAGTACCGCATCCATTCCGGCCACGGCCCGGCCTACGAAGCCAACCTGCGTTGGCTGGCCGGCTTCCGCGCTGCAATGCCCTGGTATCCCGTGGCTGGGCAGCGACTGGAACGGTTGCTCGCGGGACATGGCCGCTCGGTCTCGGAGGTCTTCGCCGCCGACGACGGGACAGGAGAACTGATCTCCGGGCTATGGCACCACGTGTGGTCCGGTCAGGTGGCCGCAGACCTGGACGCGTCGCTGGCCAGCTCAACGAGGGTGCGGTGGGCCGGATGA
- a CDS encoding DNA methyltransferase, translating into MEQPLDRGTISASLDTFGHAWTERIAGWRRDNQGHTEKRYAQQYWSDLLRCFGIIPERIDLFERGAARASTGGAGYIDFFWSGVAIGEAKSLDHDLTRAHEQALDYLAGGSVGQHEWPKYVLVTDFARLRIERLGDAPWSTEFSVGQIADHVDELMFLAGREAVTKAEEEVASIQAADLMAGMFQALVGDDVDIPVGDEAPQDADEEDFRAQEASILLTRLLFLLYGDDAGLWEADLFHRWVEYDTTADNLGPQLDALFRNVLNVDPRRRRGVPESMERFPYVNGGIFDGRASAGFLTPGFRDALLEACRFRWTAISPAVFGAMFQLVKSKQARRGDGEHYTSEENILKTIGPLFLDDYRARADRLIQNKTTKRSDLLALIEEMAANIYLDPACGAGNFLNVAYGALRDIETDLLLDMHRRAGSTMNLSLDATLEQRLTIDRFYGFEINWWPAKIAETAMFLVDHQANRRLAAALGQAPDRLPITITATIIHHDALSLDWAEALPTTPGQTYVFGNPPFLGDTSRNKGQLAQMQAAWGGDKQLSRLDYVTAWHALTLRLLADRAGEWAFVTTNSIVQGDQASRLFEPIFTAGWRIKFAHRAFRWDSDAPGKAAVHCVIIGFTRDAEVHPRLFNYERPSSPPIEQSNVRRINAYLVDGVNVLVTKHSRPLSPELNMPRYGSKPTDGGNLLVSVEDIDAVRADPIAAKYLRPYVGARELLHNEDRWCLWLVDATGQEIQTSPVLRERVDAVRRLRAQSSAASTREYRHHHLFRQVDAMEGDFVCIPIHVSEDRPYFPVKLLPGGVIASNATFQCADPDGFQFAVLSSSMFLTWQKTIGGRIKSDLRFGSTLTWTTLPLPALEEKSRARIVAAGQKVLAARALHPERSLAQHYTALGMDPALLKAHDALDTEVDKAFGSARRCRTELERQELLFSRYSEMTS; encoded by the coding sequence GTGGAACAACCCCTTGACCGCGGCACGATAAGCGCATCCCTCGACACTTTCGGCCACGCCTGGACCGAGCGCATCGCCGGCTGGCGCCGCGACAACCAGGGCCACACAGAGAAGCGCTACGCCCAGCAGTACTGGTCCGACCTACTGCGTTGCTTCGGCATCATCCCTGAGCGGATCGACCTGTTTGAGCGCGGAGCCGCCCGGGCCTCCACCGGCGGCGCCGGCTACATCGACTTCTTCTGGTCCGGCGTGGCCATTGGAGAAGCCAAGTCTCTGGACCACGACCTCACGCGTGCGCACGAGCAGGCCCTCGACTATCTGGCCGGCGGCTCCGTCGGTCAGCACGAGTGGCCCAAGTACGTCCTCGTCACCGACTTCGCCCGCCTGCGCATCGAACGCCTCGGGGACGCCCCCTGGTCCACCGAGTTCAGCGTCGGTCAGATCGCGGACCACGTCGACGAGCTGATGTTCCTCGCCGGCCGCGAGGCCGTCACCAAGGCCGAAGAGGAGGTCGCCTCCATCCAGGCCGCCGACCTCATGGCCGGCATGTTCCAAGCCCTCGTCGGAGACGACGTCGACATCCCCGTCGGAGATGAAGCACCCCAGGACGCCGACGAAGAAGACTTCCGCGCCCAGGAGGCCTCCATACTCCTGACCCGGCTGCTGTTCCTGCTCTACGGCGACGACGCTGGCCTCTGGGAGGCCGACCTGTTCCACCGGTGGGTCGAGTACGACACCACCGCGGATAACCTCGGCCCTCAGCTCGATGCCCTGTTCCGCAACGTCCTCAACGTCGACCCCCGACGCCGCCGTGGCGTCCCTGAGTCGATGGAACGCTTCCCCTACGTCAACGGTGGCATCTTCGACGGCCGCGCCTCTGCCGGCTTCCTCACCCCCGGGTTCCGCGACGCCCTCCTCGAGGCCTGCCGCTTCCGCTGGACCGCGATCTCCCCGGCCGTGTTCGGTGCGATGTTCCAGCTCGTGAAGTCCAAGCAGGCCCGGCGCGGCGACGGTGAGCACTACACCTCCGAGGAGAACATCCTCAAGACCATCGGTCCGCTCTTCCTGGACGACTACCGCGCCCGCGCAGACAGGCTCATCCAGAACAAGACCACCAAACGCTCTGACCTTCTCGCTCTCATCGAGGAGATGGCCGCCAACATCTACCTCGACCCCGCCTGCGGCGCTGGCAACTTCCTCAACGTCGCCTACGGCGCCCTACGCGACATCGAAACCGACCTACTCCTGGACATGCACCGCCGCGCCGGGTCCACGATGAACCTCTCCCTCGACGCCACCCTCGAGCAGCGCCTCACCATCGACCGGTTCTACGGGTTCGAGATCAACTGGTGGCCGGCCAAGATTGCCGAAACCGCTATGTTCCTGGTCGACCACCAGGCCAACCGCCGTCTCGCGGCAGCCCTCGGCCAGGCTCCCGACCGCCTGCCCATCACCATCACAGCCACGATCATCCACCACGACGCTCTCAGCCTCGATTGGGCCGAGGCCCTGCCGACGACACCCGGCCAGACGTATGTGTTCGGCAACCCGCCCTTCCTCGGGGACACCAGCCGCAACAAGGGCCAACTCGCACAGATGCAGGCCGCCTGGGGCGGGGACAAGCAACTCTCCCGCCTGGACTATGTCACCGCCTGGCACGCACTTACCCTGCGATTGCTGGCAGACCGGGCCGGGGAGTGGGCCTTCGTGACCACCAACTCCATCGTTCAGGGCGACCAGGCCTCACGCCTGTTCGAGCCGATTTTCACCGCCGGCTGGCGTATCAAGTTCGCACACCGCGCCTTCCGCTGGGACTCCGACGCCCCCGGCAAGGCCGCAGTGCACTGCGTCATCATCGGCTTCACCCGTGATGCAGAAGTCCACCCACGGCTCTTCAACTACGAGCGGCCCTCGAGCCCGCCCATCGAACAGTCCAACGTGCGCCGAATCAACGCCTACCTCGTCGATGGGGTGAACGTGCTGGTCACCAAGCACAGTCGCCCGCTCTCCCCCGAGCTGAACATGCCCAGGTACGGCTCCAAACCCACCGATGGGGGGAATCTCCTCGTCAGCGTCGAGGACATTGACGCAGTGCGCGCCGACCCCATCGCAGCGAAGTACCTGCGCCCCTACGTCGGCGCCCGCGAGCTCCTCCACAACGAGGACCGGTGGTGCCTCTGGCTCGTGGACGCCACCGGCCAAGAGATCCAAACCTCCCCCGTCTTGCGCGAACGCGTGGATGCCGTTCGCCGTCTCCGCGCGCAGTCCTCGGCTGCGTCCACCCGCGAGTACCGACACCACCATCTCTTTCGCCAGGTCGACGCTATGGAAGGCGACTTCGTCTGCATCCCCATCCACGTTTCCGAAGACCGCCCGTACTTCCCCGTGAAGCTACTTCCCGGGGGTGTGATCGCCAGCAATGCCACGTTCCAGTGCGCTGACCCAGACGGGTTCCAGTTCGCCGTGCTCTCCTCGTCCATGTTTCTCACTTGGCAGAAGACCATCGGCGGGCGAATCAAGTCCGACCTGCGCTTCGGCTCGACGCTCACCTGGACGACTCTTCCCCTGCCGGCCTTGGAAGAGAAGAGCCGCGCGCGGATCGTCGCGGCCGGCCAGAAGGTCCTCGCGGCACGCGCGTTGCACCCCGAACGATCCCTAGCTCAGCACTACACCGCCCTAGGCATGGACCCCGCCCTGCTGAAGGCTCATGACGCCCTCGATACTGAGGTGGACAAGGCCTTCGGGTCGGCCCGCCGGTGCCGGACGGAGCTGGAGCGGCAGGAGCTGCTCTTCTCTCGTTACTCGGAGATGACGAGCTGA
- a CDS encoding IS481 family transposase, which translates to MPHANAALTPRHRLKVAQLVVDDGWPISEVAARFQVSWPTVKRWADRYRAGESMQDRSSRPHHSPNKTSPKVTRRCIQLRLRLREGPVQLACRLGIAPSTVHRILTDAHLNRLSHVDRATGEPVRRYEHDHPGAMLHVDVKKLGNIPDGGGWRYVGRRQGEKNRAATPGKLRSKYSDSLMGKAYVHTVIDDHSRVAYAEIHDDETAVTASAVLVRAVEWFNRRGVTVERVLSDNGGAYRSHLWRDTCHELGIKHKRTRPYRPQTNGKIERIRQTLADGWAYARCYTSETERRGELDGWLHYYNQHRPHTACGNQPPFSRLTNVPDQYMWTDQ; encoded by the coding sequence ATGCCCCACGCCAACGCCGCCCTCACACCTCGCCACCGCTTGAAGGTCGCCCAACTCGTCGTCGACGACGGATGGCCGATCAGCGAGGTTGCCGCCCGCTTCCAGGTCTCTTGGCCCACCGTGAAGCGCTGGGCGGACCGCTACCGAGCGGGTGAGTCCATGCAGGACCGTTCTTCGCGACCGCACCACTCACCGAACAAGACCAGCCCGAAGGTCACTCGCCGCTGTATCCAGCTGCGGCTACGACTCCGAGAAGGACCCGTGCAGTTGGCATGTCGGCTGGGGATCGCGCCGTCGACGGTCCACCGGATCCTGACCGACGCCCACCTGAACCGGCTGTCGCATGTGGACCGCGCCACGGGGGAACCGGTGCGCCGTTACGAGCACGACCATCCCGGCGCGATGCTCCACGTCGACGTGAAGAAGCTCGGCAACATCCCCGACGGCGGAGGCTGGCGCTACGTCGGACGCCGACAGGGCGAGAAGAACCGGGCAGCTACACCAGGCAAGCTCAGGAGCAAGTACTCCGACTCGTTGATGGGCAAGGCCTACGTCCACACCGTCATCGACGACCACTCCCGCGTCGCCTACGCCGAGATCCACGACGACGAAACCGCCGTGACAGCCTCGGCCGTGCTGGTGCGGGCCGTCGAGTGGTTCAACCGGCGAGGTGTGACCGTCGAGCGGGTGCTGTCGGACAACGGCGGCGCCTACCGCTCGCACCTGTGGCGGGATACCTGTCACGAGCTCGGCATCAAGCACAAGCGCACGCGACCGTATCGTCCGCAGACCAACGGGAAGATCGAGAGAATCCGTCAGACCCTGGCCGATGGGTGGGCCTACGCTCGCTGCTACACCTCAGAGACCGAACGACGCGGCGAGCTCGATGGCTGGCTGCACTACTACAACCAGCACCGGCCCCACACCGCCTGCGGGAACCAGCCGCCATTCTCACGATTGACCAACGTCCCCGATCAGTACATGTGGACTGACCAGTGA